One genomic window of Micrococcus flavus includes the following:
- a CDS encoding carbohydrate ABC transporter permease yields the protein MPRPRRGRVTSARAKSEARLGWLLAGPAFFVMLFVVLYPIIQALYDSLFSFRLTAPGDKEFVGLGNYGVILSDPVFWKDLWVTVLITVVTVVVELVLGFILALAMHHAIKHTRGLIRTMILVPYGIITVVSAFAWYYMFSIDSGFINSWFSWVPGITADLNWFAQGSTALSVIMLSEIWKTTPFISLLLLAGLAQVPGDLTEAAAVDGASWWQRMRLVILPNMKASIMVAVLFRAMDAFRIFDAVYIMTNGAYGTEVLSLLAYRTSIGRLEIGMGSAISVILFLCVALMAFIAVKVFKVDLADRGGSK from the coding sequence ATGCCCCGTCCGAGGAGGGGGCGCGTGACGTCCGCGCGAGCGAAGTCGGAGGCCCGCCTCGGCTGGTTGCTGGCCGGCCCCGCGTTCTTCGTCATGCTGTTCGTGGTCCTGTACCCGATCATCCAGGCCCTCTACGACTCCCTGTTCTCGTTCCGCCTCACGGCGCCGGGCGACAAGGAGTTCGTGGGCCTGGGCAACTACGGGGTCATCCTGTCCGACCCGGTGTTCTGGAAGGACCTGTGGGTCACCGTGCTGATCACGGTGGTGACCGTGGTGGTCGAGCTGGTCCTCGGCTTCATCCTGGCCCTGGCCATGCACCACGCCATCAAGCACACCCGCGGCCTGATCCGCACCATGATCCTGGTGCCGTACGGCATCATCACCGTGGTCTCCGCGTTCGCGTGGTACTACATGTTCTCGATCGACTCGGGCTTCATCAACAGCTGGTTCAGCTGGGTCCCGGGCATCACCGCGGACCTGAACTGGTTCGCCCAGGGCTCCACGGCGCTGTCCGTGATCATGCTCTCCGAGATCTGGAAGACCACGCCGTTCATCTCCCTGCTCCTGCTGGCCGGTCTGGCCCAGGTGCCGGGCGACCTCACCGAGGCCGCCGCCGTCGACGGCGCCTCCTGGTGGCAGCGCATGCGGCTGGTCATCCTGCCGAACATGAAGGCCTCGATCATGGTGGCCGTGCTGTTCCGCGCGATGGACGCGTTCCGCATCTTCGACGCCGTCTACATCATGACCAACGGCGCGTACGGCACCGAGGTCCTGTCCCTGCTGGCCTACCGCACGTCCATCGGCCGGCTGGAGATCGGCATGGGCTCCGCGATCTCCGTGATCCTGTTCCTGTGCGTGGCGCTGATGGCGTTCATCGCCGTGAAGGTCTTCAAGGTGGACCTGGCCGACCGAGGAGGTTCCAAGTGA
- a CDS encoding carbohydrate ABC transporter permease: MWWILALVIGVWCLFPLFSIFATSFKAPSDLANGALLPTTWSTENYREIFVGDSRELFLTALRNSIGITVIATLIAVVLATLAAYAIARLDFPGKKLVLTVSLMVSMFPVISLVTPLFNMWRVLGLYDTWLGLIIPYLSLTLPISIWTLAAFFKQIPWELDQAAQVDGATPLQAFRKVIVPLAAPGVFTTAIIAFFIAWNDFVFGISLTSTEDARTVPAALAFFTGASQFESPTGAISAAAIIVTIPIVILVLLFQRQIVAGLTNGAVKG, from the coding sequence CTGTGGTGGATCCTGGCCCTCGTGATCGGCGTGTGGTGCCTGTTCCCGCTGTTCTCCATCTTCGCGACGTCGTTCAAGGCGCCGTCGGACCTCGCCAACGGCGCGCTGCTGCCGACCACCTGGTCGACCGAGAACTACCGGGAGATCTTCGTGGGCGACTCCCGCGAGCTCTTCCTCACCGCGCTGCGGAACTCGATCGGCATCACCGTGATCGCCACCCTCATTGCGGTGGTCCTGGCGACCCTCGCGGCCTACGCGATCGCGCGCCTGGACTTCCCGGGCAAGAAGCTCGTGCTGACCGTGTCCCTCATGGTCTCGATGTTCCCGGTCATCTCCCTGGTCACGCCGCTGTTCAACATGTGGCGCGTGCTGGGCCTGTACGACACGTGGCTCGGCCTGATCATCCCCTACCTGTCCCTCACCCTGCCGATCTCCATCTGGACGCTCGCCGCGTTCTTCAAGCAGATCCCGTGGGAGCTGGACCAGGCCGCCCAGGTGGACGGCGCCACCCCGCTCCAGGCGTTCCGCAAGGTGATCGTGCCGCTGGCCGCCCCCGGCGTGTTCACGACGGCGATCATCGCCTTCTTCATCGCCTGGAACGACTTCGTGTTCGGCATCTCGCTGACCTCCACCGAGGACGCCCGCACGGTGCCCGCCGCGCTGGCGTTCTTCACGGGCGCCTCGCAGTTCGAGTCCCCGACCGGGGCGATCTCCGCGGCGGCGATCATCGTGACCATCCCGATCGTGATCCTGGTGCTGCTCTTCCAGCGTCAGATCGTGGCCGGCCTGACCAACGGCGCGGTCAAGGGCTGA
- a CDS encoding ABC transporter ATP-binding protein: MASITLNHIDKTYDDGYHAIRDVNLDIEDGEFVILVGPSGSGKSTLLRMIVGLEDISDGELLIDGRRVNEAAPKDRNLAMVFQNYALYPHLSVYENIAFPLRLSKGSSLTEEVIDRKVRDAARVLELQDHLERKPGNLSGGQRQRVAMGRAIVREADAFLFDEPLSNLDAKLRGQMRAEISQLQRRLATTSVYVTHDQTEAMTLGDRVAVLKKGVLQQVASPRELYEQPLNLFVAGFIGSPSMNFLPVSVRQQGGQYVLSSPIGDIPVPAEKARKAEGREIVFMGLRPEFFQDAELVEDHKRPNGSEFEATLTHLEWLGHEQYGYIEFEPDPKVAELLSALAKDLDADELRPVVVTTLSAESTARPGVPTRLWVDTTRIHLFDPETGENLTRDAEAGAELTRRTAEARRRQIEAAQAKDAASRA, translated from the coding sequence ATGGCCTCCATCACCCTGAACCACATCGACAAGACCTACGACGACGGCTACCACGCCATCCGGGACGTGAACCTGGACATCGAGGACGGCGAGTTCGTCATCCTCGTGGGGCCCTCCGGCTCCGGCAAGTCCACCCTGCTGCGCATGATCGTGGGCCTCGAGGACATCTCGGACGGTGAGCTGCTGATCGACGGGCGCCGCGTGAACGAGGCGGCCCCCAAGGACCGCAACCTCGCCATGGTGTTCCAGAACTACGCCCTCTACCCGCACCTGTCGGTGTACGAGAACATCGCGTTCCCGCTGCGCCTGTCCAAGGGCTCCTCCCTCACGGAGGAGGTCATCGACCGCAAGGTGCGCGACGCCGCCCGCGTGCTCGAGCTCCAGGACCACCTGGAGCGCAAGCCCGGCAACCTCTCCGGCGGCCAGCGCCAGCGCGTGGCCATGGGTCGCGCGATCGTCCGTGAGGCGGACGCGTTCCTCTTCGACGAGCCGCTGTCCAACCTGGACGCCAAGCTCCGCGGGCAGATGCGTGCCGAGATCTCGCAGCTGCAGCGCCGCCTGGCCACCACGTCCGTGTACGTGACCCACGATCAGACCGAGGCCATGACCCTCGGCGACCGCGTGGCCGTGCTCAAGAAGGGCGTGCTGCAGCAGGTCGCGTCTCCGCGCGAGCTCTACGAGCAGCCGCTCAACCTGTTCGTGGCCGGCTTCATCGGCTCCCCGTCGATGAACTTCCTGCCCGTGTCCGTGCGGCAGCAGGGCGGCCAGTACGTGCTGTCCTCCCCGATCGGCGACATTCCCGTGCCCGCGGAGAAGGCCCGCAAGGCCGAGGGTCGGGAGATCGTGTTCATGGGCCTGCGCCCGGAGTTCTTCCAGGACGCCGAGCTGGTGGAGGACCACAAGCGGCCGAACGGCTCCGAGTTCGAGGCCACGCTGACCCACCTGGAGTGGCTGGGCCACGAGCAGTACGGCTACATCGAGTTCGAGCCGGACCCGAAGGTGGCGGAGCTGCTGTCCGCTCTGGCGAAGGACCTCGACGCGGACGAGCTGCGCCCCGTCGTCGTGACCACCCTCTCCGCGGAGTCCACCGCCCGCCCGGGCGTGCCGACCCGCCTGTGGGTGGACACCACGCGCATCCACCTCTTCGACCCGGAGACCGGCGAGAACCTCACCCGCGACGCGGAGGCCGGTGCCGAGCTGACCCGCCGCACCGCGGAGGCCCGCCGCCGTCAGATCGAGGCCGCGCAGGCCAAGGACGCCGCGTCCCGCGCCTGA
- a CDS encoding extracellular solute-binding protein yields the protein MRQIRSRAARGASLASVAAVGALLMAGCAPAEENPTLTWYTNPDDGGQAEIAEICTDAAGGRYTIQTSMLPNDAASQREQLTRRLAAGDTSMDIMSLDPPFIPELAEPGFLAPVPQDVQEHAKANTLEGALAGAMWKDEMVSVPFWANTQLLWYRKSVAEEAGLDMSQPVTWDQLIEAARQTDTELGVQGNRAESMTVWVNALVEGGGESIIADPAAPADEVQTNLDSEAGRKAAEIISTIGREGLGSAGLPTQAENESMLLFQGDTGSFMVNWPFVWPATLKSAESGALPADLPEDIGWAMYPQTMEGQEAAPPLGGINLGVGAKSAHQDLAYDAISCITSAENQALYFKGNGNPAADPKAYEDPEVLEQYPMAPLVRDSLDQAAPRPQTPYYNEVSTAIQLSFTPPSAVDPATTPAATDQFIEEVLRGERLL from the coding sequence ATGAGACAGATCCGGTCCCGGGCCGCGCGGGGGGCCTCCCTGGCCTCCGTGGCGGCCGTCGGGGCGCTCCTGATGGCCGGCTGCGCGCCGGCGGAGGAGAACCCCACCCTCACCTGGTACACGAACCCCGACGACGGCGGGCAGGCGGAGATCGCAGAGATCTGCACCGACGCCGCGGGCGGTCGGTACACGATCCAGACGTCGATGCTCCCCAACGACGCGGCGTCGCAGCGCGAGCAGCTGACCCGGCGCCTGGCGGCCGGTGACACGTCCATGGACATCATGTCCCTGGACCCGCCGTTCATCCCCGAGCTGGCCGAGCCGGGCTTCCTCGCCCCCGTGCCGCAGGACGTCCAGGAGCACGCGAAGGCGAACACGCTCGAGGGCGCGCTCGCCGGCGCGATGTGGAAGGACGAGATGGTGTCCGTCCCGTTCTGGGCCAACACGCAGCTGCTCTGGTACCGCAAGTCGGTCGCGGAGGAGGCGGGCCTGGACATGTCCCAGCCCGTGACGTGGGACCAGCTCATCGAGGCCGCCCGCCAGACGGACACCGAGCTCGGCGTGCAGGGCAACCGCGCCGAGTCCATGACCGTGTGGGTGAACGCCCTCGTGGAGGGCGGCGGCGAGAGCATCATCGCCGATCCCGCCGCTCCGGCGGACGAGGTCCAGACCAATCTCGACTCCGAGGCCGGCCGCAAGGCCGCCGAGATCATCTCCACCATCGGCAGGGAGGGTCTCGGCTCCGCCGGTCTGCCCACCCAGGCTGAGAACGAGTCCATGCTCCTGTTCCAGGGCGACACCGGCTCCTTCATGGTCAACTGGCCCTTCGTGTGGCCGGCCACCCTGAAGTCGGCCGAGTCCGGCGCGCTGCCGGCGGACCTGCCGGAGGACATCGGCTGGGCGATGTACCCGCAGACCATGGAGGGCCAGGAGGCCGCCCCGCCGTTGGGCGGCATCAACCTGGGCGTGGGCGCAAAGTCCGCGCACCAGGACCTGGCCTACGACGCGATCTCGTGCATCACGAGCGCCGAGAACCAGGCCCTGTACTTCAAGGGCAACGGCAACCCGGCCGCGGATCCGAAGGCCTACGAGGACCCCGAGGTGCTCGAGCAGTACCCCATGGCCCCGCTGGTGCGTGACTCCCTCGACCAGGCGGCCCCGCGTCCCCAGACCCCGTACTACAACGAGGTCTCCACGGCGATCCAGCTGAGCTTCACGCCGCCGTCGGCGGTCGACCCGGCCACCACGCCGGCCGCCACCGATCAGTTCATCGAGGAAGTCCTGCGAGGGGAGCGTCTGCTGTGA